ATAGATCCCAGGTTTGGCGCGAGCCGGTATCGAGATGTGGTAATTGGCTTCTTTTGTAGTGCTGTCGCGCAGGTTGATTGCCCCAATCAGCAACGCCAGCAGCGCCAGCGAGACCCGGATCGGTGTGGCGAAGCCAACGGCTAAAAACACATTCAGCCAAGCTGCCAGAAACAGGAAGTAGACACCTCCGCTTACCAGCACGAAGGTGCCGGCCACCAGAGCCATGCGGCGGCGACTGCGCAAATGAACCAGCAGCGACAACAGAAACAACAGCACCCACATCGCGCAGGGGTTGAAGCCATCCAGAAGCCCCAGAGCCAGGGTGAACAGGGGAAGGCCCAGCCGCCGCACACTCAAGCGGCCCAAGGGACCTGCCTCAACCGCTGTGCGTCCTGCGGGCCCGGCGGCGGCACTCCCATCGAGAAAGGCCAGCAGTTCAGGCCCGCTGCTGGTGGGTTCGCCAAACCCCACCAGCACCCTGTCCCCAACGGCGAAGGTGGGCACCCCTGGAGGCCAGATCTTGGCCTGGCGGCTGATAGCCACCAGATCCCTCTGGGCGGCGGGATCGGTATCCACCGAGATCAGGGTGATGCGCAGATCCGGGCGGCGCCGCTGCAACTCCGGCACGTAGGCCCTGAAGGCAGCGCAGTGGGGGCAGCTCTGGCTCACAAACACACGCAATTCCGTGGCAGTCCGGCCCCACGCCGTCTCGCAGAACAGGGCGCAGGCCAGCAGCAGGGCGATCCAGCTACGCCCATGCTTTTTCAGGGCGATTCGCCTGGCATTGATGATCAAGCTGTCCCAAACATTCATTGGTTTACGTTGTGTTGGCGCAGGGCCTCGTAGCCAGAGCCAATGGCCAGCACCTGTCGCCGCTGGCGGTACTGCTCTTGGAGCAGGGGCCGGATCGTCAGCGCGCTGGATTGTACTCAGGGGGAGATATCTTCCATCAATGGAGCCTCCGAATCCAGTTGAAGTCACCATGCGCGACCTGAGCGCATCGGAGGTGTGGGCGGAGCCAAGTCTTCTCCAGGCTGTAGCGCCTGAGCGTCGAGCCATCGAAGCCGCACTTCAGGCTCAACTGCAGCCCGCAATGCGCCAGCTCGCTTCGGCGCATTCATCTGAGGTGCCGAATTAACAATCAACTTAAATCATACCGCAAATCAACTGCAGCAAATCAGCCGCTGATTCGCCTCCAAGGTTCGCACGACAGGGCACTCTTGATCTTCTATCCTGAAACCGTAGTTGATTAATTGTTGATCATGGTAATCTAAAAATAACACCGTAATAAGCTCTTCGCACTTGAGCAGCGCTTGGTGGCGGCGGAAGGCTCGGTTGGATTCTGTTGCGAGCTTCTAATGGAGTTTCAACATTAGGTATTAGGCCATGATTTCAAAATTATACATCCGCGTGTTGTCTCATCTATGTACGCCGGCGTCGACAGCTCCCGGAGCTTGCGTACAGCAAGTGGCCAGGATTCATTCTCTGCAAGCGTGTGAAATGGAAATCTAGTGAAACTCGGCTTAGGCGGCTTTCATTGTTCCTGCGGGCCGGCACGCCTTTAAAGCTAGGCCATGAGCAAAGCGATTTCATCGGTGACATGACCACTATTTAAATGCCCTAAATCAGGCTCAATCAAGACACTGCTTAAGGCAGTATCTACGCGATTTATCTGGCCAGTCTTTCATCACATTCGCATAGGCAGTCATGAAGCGTATTGTGCTGCTAGCTGGCTTTGAAGCCTTCAATGCCGATCTCTACCGCAAGGCTGCAGAGCGAGCGATGGTGCAATGCACGGATCTCGAAGTTACTATATTCAGTGACCATGATCTGGTCATGTCGAATGATGCCGTGGATGACGCATTGGCCAATGCTGATGCCTTCTTCGCCAGCTTAATATTCGATTTCGATCAGGTGGAATGGTTGCGCCAACATGCAGCCAAGGTACCGATCCGGTTGGTTTTCGAATCAGCCGTCGAGCTGATGCAGTTGACCTGTTTCGGTCACTTCACGATCGGCGGCAGCAGCGCCGGCATTCCCCGCCCGATTCAGGCCCTGCTCGCCAAATTCGGCAGCGGCCGCGAAGAAGACAAGCTGGCTGCCTATTTCGGCTTTCTCAAGGTGGGGCCGAAGCTATTGCGATTCCTTCCCTCACGCCGGGCCCAGGATCTGCGCCACTGGTTGATTCTCTACCGCTACTGGAATGCGGGTGGCCTCGACAACGTCATCGCCCTGTTTCTGTACCTGGCCCGCCATGGCCTGGGGCTAAAGCCCCAGGCGATCCCGCCCCTGCGGGAGTCGCCCGATCTCGGCCTGTGCCACCCCGACCACGAGGGCTACTTTCCGTATCCGCGTGACTACCTGAGCTGGTTCCACCGCACCCGTCCCCAGAGCACACCGACCCAGGACAATTGGCCTGTGGTGGGGCTGCTGCTCTACCGCAAGCATGTGATCACCTGCCAGCCCTATATCTCCCAGTTGATCCGCGCCTTCGAGGCCGCCCAGCTGGTGCCGCTGCCGGTGTTCATCAACGGGGTGGAAGGCCACATGGCCGTGCGCGACTGGATGACCAGTGCCAGCGAGCGGGCCTTACCTGGTGAACTCGGCGGCGCCCGTCGCCAGGCTGTGGCCGTGGATGCGATCGTTTCCACGATTGGCTTCCCCCTGGTCGGTGGACCGGCCGGGTCGATGGAGGCCGGCCGCCGCGAGCAGGTGGCCCAGCGCATCCTGCGTGCCAAGAACGTTCCCTACGTGGTGTCAGCACCGCTGCTGATCCAGGACCTGCACTCCTGGACCCGCCATGGCATCGGTGGACTGCAGAGCGTCGTGCTGTTCGCCCTGCCAGAGCTCGATGGCGCCATCGATCCCGTTCCCCTCGGGGGACTGGTGGGCGATCGCATCTATTTGATCCCCGAACGGCTGAGGCGCCTCACCGGACGCCTGAACTCCTGGATCGCTCTGCGCCGCAAACCCGCTGCTGAGCGGCGCGTGGCCATCGTGCTCTACGGCTTTCCTCCGGGCTATGGCGCCACCGGCACCGCCGCCCTGCTCAACGTGCCCGACTCCCTGATGGCGCTGCTCAGGGCACTGATCCGCCAGGGCTACAGGGTCGGGCCCCTGCCGGCGAGTGGTGAGGCGTTGATTCGGCAGGTGAAGGAGGCCGATGACACCTGGATCAGCCGCATCCCGGAGGGAGAGCGCTTCGAAGATTGGACCGGCGCCAGCGTGACGGTGGAGACCCTGCGGCAGTGGCTCGGGCCGCTACACGCCAGGCGCATCGAGAAGCAGTGGGGGCCGCTGGGCGATACCGTCGTCCGCACCCTGGCGGGACGCTTCCTGCTAGGTGGCGTGCAGTTGGGGAACATCTGGATCGGTGTGCAGCCGCCGCTGGGTGTGGCGGGCGACCCGATGCGTTTGATGTACGAACGGGATCTCACCCCCCATCCCCAGTACGCCGCCTTCTACGGCTGGCTGCAGCACAGCTTCCAGGCCGATGTGGTGGTGCACTTCGGGATGCACGGCACGGTGGAGTGGCTCCCGGGCTCACCCCTGGGGAACACGGGCTACTCCTGGTCCGACCTGTTGCTGGACAACCTGCCCCATCTTTATGTCTACGCGGCGAACAACCCCTCCGAGTCGATGCTCGCCAAACGGCGCGGCTATGGCGTGATCGTGTCCCACAACGTGCCCCCCTATGGCCGTGCCGGGCTCTACCGGGAGCTGATCGCCCTGCGCGATCTGATCGCCGAATACCGGGAGGATCCCGAGCGCAATGCCGCGTTATCCGACGGCATCCTTAAGCAGGTGGGCGACAGCGGCCTCGATACCGACTGTCCGGCACCGGAGAACGCCCACACCGACCGGGTCGCGTTCGATGCCTGGATCGTGCGACTGGGTGCCTATCTGCAATTGCTGGAAAGTCGGCTGTTCTCCAGCGGTCTGCACACCCTCGGCCAGCCGCCGGATCCGGAGCAGCGCCTGGCCTATCTGAAGGCCTACGTGGGCCCAGCACTGCCTGAGGCACTGCTCGAGGCCATCAGCCGACTGCCCCCGGCCACCGATGAGGCCGGCCTGCACGCCCAGGCGGCAGAGCTGGAGCAGCTCCATCGCGGCAGCATCGGCGCAGGCGAAGTGGCAGGGGCTGATCGCCCAAGGCAACTGCTGGAGGCTCTGCGCATCTGCCAGCTGCTGGAGCGCAGCACCGAGGAAATCGACCATCTGCTCGATGGCCTGGGCGGCCAGTACATCCCCCCAGCCCCCGGCGGCGACCTGCTGCGCGACGGCCCCGGCGTGCTGCCCACCGGCCGCAACATCCATGCCCTCGATCCCTACCGCATGCCCTCCGCGGGCGCGCTGGTGCGGGGCCGCCAGATCGCGCTGCGGATCCTGGAACAACACCAAGCCAACAACGACGGTGTCTGGCCTGAAACCGTGGCGCTGATGCTCTGGGGTCTCGATGCGATCAAGACCCGGGGTGAATCCCTGGCGATCCTGCTCGAGCTGGTGGGAGCCGAGCCGGTGAAGGAGAGCACCGGGCGGATCATGCGCTATGCGCTACGGCCGCTGGAGAGCCTGGGGCATCCCCGCATCGACGTGCTGGTGAACCTCTCTGGCATCTTCCGCGACAGCTTCGTGAACATCGTCGAGTTGCTCGACGACCTGTTCCGCCGCGCTGCCGAAGCCGACGAACCGCCGGAGCGCAACGCGATCCGCCGCCACGCGCTGCAGCTGGCGGCCGAGGGGATCGAGAACCCCAGCGCCCGCCTGTTCTCCAATCCCGCCGGCGACTTCGGCTCGCTGGTCAATGACCGGGTCACCGACGCCAACTGGGAGAGCGGGGAGGAGCTGGCGAACACCTGGCAGGGCCGCAATGGGTTCAGCTATGGCCGCGCCGACAAAGGGGAAGCCCGGCCCCAGGTGCTGGCCGCCCTGCTGCGTAGCACCGACCGGGTGGTGCAGCAGATCGATTCGGTCGAATACGGCCTCACCGATATTCAGGAGTACTACGCCAATACGGGTGGTCTGAAACGTGCCGCCGAAGTGGCCCAGCAGGCCAGTCGGCCCGGGAGCCGGGTGGCGGCCAGCTTCGTCGAGTCGTTCTCGCGCGACACCACACCGCGGGATCTGGAGGAGCTGCTGCGGCTGGAGTACCGCACCAAGCTGCTCAACCCCCGCTGGGCCCAGGCGATGGCCGCGATGGGATCGGGTGGGGCCTATGAGATCTCGCAGAGGATGACGGCCCTGATCGGCTGGGGCGGCACCACCGGATTCCGGGATTCCTGGGTTTACGACCAGGCCGCTGACACCTACGCCTTTGACGCGGCGATGGCCCAGCGGCTGCGCGATGCCAATCCCGAAGCGTTCCGCAACGTGGTGGGTCGCATGCTTGAGGCCAACAATCGGGGACTGTGGAATGCCCCGACTGAAAAAATCGACAAGCTCCGCAACCTCTACGACCTCACCGACGCCGAATTGGAGGGCGTGACGGTGGCGGCAGAGCCGTAGTGGCCGTTACGCCCAGCTGTTCTCCAGCGACGGCCGGTTCAACAACAGCCTTTCCCATCAATGCCGTGGTGGGACAGGACGCCATCCGCCAAGCCCTGCTGCTGCTGGCGGTGGATCCCGGCCTCGGCGGGATTGTGATCGCCGGCCGCCGGGGAACCGCCAAGTCGGTGCTGGCCCGCGCCTTGCACGCCCTGCTGCCGCCGATCCGGGTGATCCGCCGTTCCTGCTGCAATGCCGATCCAGCCGATCCGGGCGACTGGGACGACGCCACCCGGGCCCATCGCGCCACGATCAGTCGCAACCCCGTCAGCGCCCTGAAACCCTCGCCATTCGTGCAGGTGCCGCTCGGGGTCAGTGAAGATCGCTTGCTGGGCTCCGTCGACGTGACGGCTTCGATCAGGCGGGGCCGGGCGGTGTTCCAGCCAGGGCTGCTGGCGGAAGCGCACCGGGGTGTGCTCTATATCGATGAACTCAACCTGCTCGATCCCGGTCTCGCCAATCTGCTGTTCACGGTGGTGGATGGTGGCATCAACCGCGTGGAACGGGAAGGCATCAGTTTTCAGCATCCCTGCCGGCCGCTGCTGATCGCCACCTACAACCCTGCCGAGGGAGAACTACGGGCCCATCTGATCGATCGACTGGCCATGGTGCTCTCGGCCGACACCCCCTTGAGCCTGGAGCAGAGAGTGGAGGCGGTGGAGCGGGTGCTGCAGCACGCTGCCGATCCGAATGCTTTCTGGCAGCGCTATTTCCCGGGCCTGCTGGAACTGCAGCACCGTATCGCCAAGGCCCGCCGGTTACTGCACCAGGTGTGTCTGACGCTGCCGCAGTTGCACTACCTGGTGGACGAGGCGATCCGTGCCGGGGTGGAGGGCCACCGCGGTGATCTGTACGCCGTGCGTGTCGCCAGAGCTCAAGCGGCTCTGCAGGGTCGCCGCCATGTTGAGGCCGCAGATCTGCGTCTCGCCTTGGAGCTGGTGATCCTGCCGCGTTCCGCGGCTCTGGCTCTGCCTCCCGACCATGAAGCGGACCCGTCACCGCCCGCGGAGCCCCAGGGCAAGCCGGCCGGGCCATCAGAGTCGGAGGAGGAACCACCGGCCTCGGACGCCACAACGGAGCAGCCAGCCAGCCAGGCCATCCCCGACAGCTTCCTGTTTTCCCCGGAAGGCGTGCTGCTGGATCCACACCTGCTGGCCCAGGCTGCGCGCCTCAAGCGGCGCCACGGCAAGGACGGCGGGGGCGGGCTTGTGCCCTCTCCCGATCGGGGCCGCTACGTGAAACCGCTGCTGCCCCATGGCCCCATCCATCACATTGCCATCGATGCCACCCTGCGGGCCGCAGCACCGCATCAGCGGTCGCGGCGAAGGGGTTTGGGGCGCCGGCAGGGCCCAAAGCTGCTGCTGCGGGAGGACGATCTGCGCGTCAAACAGCTGCTCCGCAAGGCCGGAGCACTGGTGATCTTCGTGGTGGATGCCTCGGGGTCGATGGCCCTCAACCGCATGCAGGCCGCCAAAGGGGCTGCGCTGCAGTTACTGGGTGAGGTGTACCGCAGTCGCGACCAGGTGGCTCTGATCACCTTTCGCGGCAGGCGAGCCGAGGTGCAGCTTGCACCCACCCGCTCGATCACCGCAGCCAGCCGCCGGTTGGCACGGCTCCCCTGCGGCGGCGGATCATCGCTGGCCCACGGCCTGGCACTGGCGGTGCGCGTTGGTGAGAACGCACGCCGCTCAAAAGAAGTCGGCGAAATCCTGATCGTGTTGATCAGCGACGGCAAGGCCAATGTGTCGCTGCGCCACTCGCTGGCATCCTCCAGCGAAGAGATCCCGCAACAGGTTGTGCTGGCGGAGATCCGCCGGGAGGTGCTGGAGATCGCTGGCGCCCTCACGGGGTTGGGCATCGACCTCCTGGTGATCGACACCAGCACCGGCCATCACCCATCTGGACTGGCCGCCGAACTGGCCCGACGGGGGGGCGGCTGCCATCAACCCCTGCCAGCGGCGACCCGTCAGGAGATCGCCGCCACCACTCGTCAATGGCTCACCTCGCGAGTGAGGCCCTGACCTAAGGAGCAGCGGATCGGCCAACGAACGGGCCAATGGGTCGGAGAACACTCAGGTTGGCCTGTGGTCAACGCTGCTTGCCCCCTCATTCTGTGCTTGGACACCCCCTGGCTTTGGCGGCTGCTCCTCAGCTGAATATCTCCGCATAGGTCAATACAGGGCGTTGATCGGCTCAGCCTTGGTGCTTACCCTCGGTATTGAGAAGGCTGACAAGGGGCATATATCGGGCTCGATTCGCGTTGCGGAGTAAGCGATAGCTCCAGTAGGTAGGCCGCCAGGTTGCTGAGGGAGCGGCCCTCCAGATCGCTGAGTTCCTGCATAACACAAAAGGTGTGGTGAGGAACAGTGATGCTGATCCGACGTGGCTTGCGGAACAACGGTGCGGTGATGGTGCGAGATGAGTCCATAGAGCTGTGAGTTGCCGACTATTCCAGTATTTTGCTACAGATCAGGCTCTGAAAAGATCCATCTTGTACCTACCCAGCTCAGGGGTCCTGATT
This genomic window from Cyanobium sp. Tous-M-B4 contains:
- a CDS encoding cobaltochelatase subunit CobN, producing the protein MKRIVLLAGFEAFNADLYRKAAERAMVQCTDLEVTIFSDHDLVMSNDAVDDALANADAFFASLIFDFDQVEWLRQHAAKVPIRLVFESAVELMQLTCFGHFTIGGSSAGIPRPIQALLAKFGSGREEDKLAAYFGFLKVGPKLLRFLPSRRAQDLRHWLILYRYWNAGGLDNVIALFLYLARHGLGLKPQAIPPLRESPDLGLCHPDHEGYFPYPRDYLSWFHRTRPQSTPTQDNWPVVGLLLYRKHVITCQPYISQLIRAFEAAQLVPLPVFINGVEGHMAVRDWMTSASERALPGELGGARRQAVAVDAIVSTIGFPLVGGPAGSMEAGRREQVAQRILRAKNVPYVVSAPLLIQDLHSWTRHGIGGLQSVVLFALPELDGAIDPVPLGGLVGDRIYLIPERLRRLTGRLNSWIALRRKPAAERRVAIVLYGFPPGYGATGTAALLNVPDSLMALLRALIRQGYRVGPLPASGEALIRQVKEADDTWISRIPEGERFEDWTGASVTVETLRQWLGPLHARRIEKQWGPLGDTVVRTLAGRFLLGGVQLGNIWIGVQPPLGVAGDPMRLMYERDLTPHPQYAAFYGWLQHSFQADVVVHFGMHGTVEWLPGSPLGNTGYSWSDLLLDNLPHLYVYAANNPSESMLAKRRGYGVIVSHNVPPYGRAGLYRELIALRDLIAEYREDPERNAALSDGILKQVGDSGLDTDCPAPENAHTDRVAFDAWIVRLGAYLQLLESRLFSSGLHTLGQPPDPEQRLAYLKAYVGPALPEALLEAISRLPPATDEAGLHAQAAELEQLHRGSIGAGEVAGADRPRQLLEALRICQLLERSTEEIDHLLDGLGGQYIPPAPGGDLLRDGPGVLPTGRNIHALDPYRMPSAGALVRGRQIALRILEQHQANNDGVWPETVALMLWGLDAIKTRGESLAILLELVGAEPVKESTGRIMRYALRPLESLGHPRIDVLVNLSGIFRDSFVNIVELLDDLFRRAAEADEPPERNAIRRHALQLAAEGIENPSARLFSNPAGDFGSLVNDRVTDANWESGEELANTWQGRNGFSYGRADKGEARPQVLAALLRSTDRVVQQIDSVEYGLTDIQEYYANTGGLKRAAEVAQQASRPGSRVAASFVESFSRDTTPRDLEELLRLEYRTKLLNPRWAQAMAAMGSGGAYEISQRMTALIGWGGTTGFRDSWVYDQAADTYAFDAAMAQRLRDANPEAFRNVVGRMLEANNRGLWNAPTEKIDKLRNLYDLTDAELEGVTVAAEP
- the bchD gene encoding magnesium chelatase ATPase subunit D produces the protein MAVTPSCSPATAGSTTAFPINAVVGQDAIRQALLLLAVDPGLGGIVIAGRRGTAKSVLARALHALLPPIRVIRRSCCNADPADPGDWDDATRAHRATISRNPVSALKPSPFVQVPLGVSEDRLLGSVDVTASIRRGRAVFQPGLLAEAHRGVLYIDELNLLDPGLANLLFTVVDGGINRVEREGISFQHPCRPLLIATYNPAEGELRAHLIDRLAMVLSADTPLSLEQRVEAVERVLQHAADPNAFWQRYFPGLLELQHRIAKARRLLHQVCLTLPQLHYLVDEAIRAGVEGHRGDLYAVRVARAQAALQGRRHVEAADLRLALELVILPRSAALALPPDHEADPSPPAEPQGKPAGPSESEEEPPASDATTEQPASQAIPDSFLFSPEGVLLDPHLLAQAARLKRRHGKDGGGGLVPSPDRGRYVKPLLPHGPIHHIAIDATLRAAAPHQRSRRRGLGRRQGPKLLLREDDLRVKQLLRKAGALVIFVVDASGSMALNRMQAAKGAALQLLGEVYRSRDQVALITFRGRRAEVQLAPTRSITAASRRLARLPCGGGSSLAHGLALAVRVGENARRSKEVGEILIVLISDGKANVSLRHSLASSSEEIPQQVVLAEIRREVLEIAGALTGLGIDLLVIDTSTGHHPSGLAAELARRGGGCHQPLPAATRQEIAATTRQWLTSRVRP
- a CDS encoding ribbon-helix-helix domain-containing protein, yielding MDSSRTITAPLFRKPRRISITVPHHTFCVMQELSDLEGRSLSNLAAYLLELSLTPQRESSPIYAPCQPSQYRG